From the genome of Salarias fasciatus chromosome 22, fSalaFa1.1, whole genome shotgun sequence:
ATTAGGTCCTTGCTTATTTGAAAAGATGACAGAGAAATGGCTTTAGTTAGTTGCTTTAATGAGAACCAAAACTACACATTACAGCGGGGGAAAACAACTACGTCCTGATGCTGGCTCTGCTACCGCTGTTGGCAAAATTCCTGAAAAAGTCCAAACTCCTAAACAGGCCTAGAGCCCCCCCTAGTGGACTGACCCTGAACTGACAGGTCTAACTAAATACATAACAtgctgaaaacaagaaaatttgaTGGAATTGAAGAATATTTGTCTCATTTGAAGGaggagtgtttctgcagtgtaCGGCTGATTTCTGACATGCTTCACTTGATGGACTCATTTTCTTCACGGCTGGATCTTCTCCTCATAAAGTTTCAgaggctggaaaacaaagagcagatctcgttggaaacacatgaaacatgttccaaAGCAAGAAGTCAGCTTGaaggcagaaacaacagaaaggaacatcaaacaacactaaacatcctgatgaaaggaaataGGAAAGTACTCACTGTTAGTGGCTCTGaaccctgaaaaacagcaggagaaagagggaggaggttaccatgacgaccactcttttccactccaaaccctccttcaggttcaacacacacacatcaatgatcCTGATGAGGAAAGGAGAGTTTCTACTTTACCTTGAGGTGGTTTCTTCAAGCAGACGATGAGTCCCATGATGCAGCctgtcaggaggagcagagcagcaacaactcctccagcagcagctccagtgggaaaccctgcagagaaacagctgctcagctctcTGAGGAGTTTGGACATTTGATGTCAGAGTGTGAGAAGTGTGGGACGTCTCCAAagagcctcagcagctcctccagctgcagcatggAGAGCATCCTGATCAGCTGCATCAGCACTGCTGCCTGCAGAGAGCGGCAAAGACTGCTGACAAGATGACTGTGGCTGCATTGAGGCTGCATCGACACTGTCAGTGGAACATCTCCACattctgatctgctgctctcaTGAGGCTCACATCCCATCTGCTTTTGGACagtggaagcaggaagaagacgCTGCATTCACAGACTGACAGATGGGAtccaggcctcagtcacatgtgGAAATCAATCCAGATGAACTCTGGAGGTTTGGATCTCTGGGAAATGAGGGGGAAGTTCTGGACTGAAGTGAACTTCTCAGCTCCAGTGGAGGatcaggaggctggaggagcagctggcccAGAACAACACTCAGGATGTGTCTCTGACTGAAGAACATCTCTGGATCTGGGCAGAGTGccagaggaacagctgatgGAGAGCAGCTCAGGTCAGGAGGGCCGGCTCTGTCCTGGCCGTCCTCTGGACTCTGTGTTGGATGTGGCTGAGAGGAGGATGCTGGCCGAGCTCACatccatcatggacagcagctctcagccactgactggacggtagaggagctcagcagcgcCTCCAGTGGCCGACTGAGACCCCctcagagcaggacagagcaggtccttcatccccaccgctgtcagactggacAACTCTACTGTGGAGAATATGAGCAACCCTGACATGATATTATCCTGCAGCCGTGGACACTTTAACCCCCAGAAGAAATCACTGACGCTTTAgaatccattcactctgctgtactaaaacatattgtacatatttgtaTGTATCATagataatgttttattttaagattcGTGTTGTACATAGTTAGATCTTCCTTTTATTCTTCGTTCTATATTATTATCCCGACTACGAtttgcttattttttatttcattactttttgcacCCCCTGTCTTCTATCAGCCTCTTCCACCTtaacatttctccactgtgagattaataaagtctgttctattctattctattgtattctattctattttgtGATGCTGGACTTACTTCCTGAAGTGACAAATGagagaatgagagtgaaatgaagagtctctgacctccatcatttgtcttccagttggtcctgatgtcccgtttgtccagtctcttggagacttcctgtcctccagccagatgaaacacacagctgtacctcccccagtcttcatctttgagccctgaaagatccagatcaacgctcatctggaagctcccgtcatggttggggaggatctctcctttgaccacgtcctcatggagctcctcctcgtctttcttccagaacaagtcggctctgtcggggtagaaacctgtagcgtggcaggtgagcggagaggagggagtcttctggaggagagacactgagggaagatCTGGAGAACAGGCAGGAAGACGCCTCACACTTTACTGGATTCTTCtctacactctttctctctcatgtcagccactgcagccaggaagagacgggccatggaaagagggatgaaggaaggccagatggagagaggagaggagatgctgagagcagcatgaaagaagagaagctgagagacaaactccaaacattttaccttttctcatcagtgagctCCGACCAAACTTCACGTACTTCTTCAGCAAGTCAGGACATACAGTGGTGTGGTAGTGCTTCCAATGAGCCATCACTGCTTTGTTATTGTCCAACCTGTGTTTTGTGGGAACAGCCTGTTGAACTTTAGCGAtccatgtttctgtcttcaggtcATAAACGAGGAAATCTTCTCCATCGAAACCAAACTTTCGAAATCCGTTcacttcatcagtttcatcGTCCCATTCACAACCAGACATGAGTTGGAAAATGTGAacacctgagacacacacacacacacacacacacacacacacacacacacacacacacacacacacacacacacacacacacagtgagtgagtgttggtgtgtgatcaggactctggcttgatggatttcttctggaTTCAGCTCCATGTTGACGCGTCGCAGCTTTTTCATCATCAATCAgtggtttggattcattcagCAACTTTGTTCAGTGGAACTGAAGACAAAGTCAATGAAGTGAGTTTCTGAATGGCTGCAGTCAAATGTTTGGACACGTTGTTGAGTCCAACAAACAGTGCAAGTCTTGAACTCAGTGGCGGTTTTTTGCACAGGccaactaggcggccgcctggGGCGGCAAACTCAAGGGGGCGGCAtgatgaagggggaaaaaaaaaatcattaaatacaATTCACTTCATAAGCACACAGCTGAGTAAGCATCCATTCACACTCTGATGGTATTACATTACATAACAAATGGCGCCCTCTTCAGGTGAAGACTCAGAGGTGCGCCCTCTGCTCATAAGCGGACAGTGGAATATACCAAATCAGGAAAGATGAGAGGGGTGCGAGTTTAACGTTGACTTGGCGCGACAGACTGATGCAGGTTAATTGGTGGCTGTAATAATTCAAAGCCTTAGCAAGAGCCCACTTCGTAGCTACATATCAGACTACTTCGATAAAGCTTTTTTCACACATTCCAcctaacaaagaaaaaaagctatTCTCACACATACACCTTGTTTCCAATTCCAGACAATAAGATGTTCGTTATTTGGTACAGTCCACCTCCTGACTGATGTGATGCGATGCTGCCGCAAAACAGTCGATCCGTCCGTGTCATCGAAAGATGCTAATGTGTAGTTTGTTCTCGCAAAATGAAAAGGTCAAAACCCTCAGGGGCcagttcagaaaaaagaaaagagaagagcaaGAGAAACGTGAGAAGGGTAAAGGTATGGTATATTGTGAACACTGGCATTATGCAAATTGCTTCAAAAAAGTTTTCAAGCACAATTTGtcaaaatatttgttttgcaCTAAAGTACAAGTAATAGgggagaagagctgcaggtgagcgTGTGACGCTTTGACAAGTCCCACTGTTTCTGGAGCAGCAGACTTCTACAATGGATCCAGCTCATGTTTTAGAAATGAGGCTCCTGGACAGTCTGGAGCTCTGAGTTCACATGAAGACCATCTGCTGGATCCAGCAGCTGCTACTGGAGCTGGAACCATTCAGCTGGATTACACTGGATTCAGCTGGATTCAGATGGATTACACTGGATTACACTGGATTAGGATTGTACGAACACTCAACGATAAGTAAaccccccaaacattcttctccgccattctgcaacgacgctccgtccttctacgcgcgcactgaaccagggtcagtgcacgccattgacatgtacgcgcagggggcaggtcgaacggcgaagggatttgattggtttaaaaaaagatgtccCGTCAacactattggttgctgtttttcccgttttactcctgctgtagatagcggatatttttcaaactgctttaaaaacacgctatgaattgcttcccatcgggtcataaagatcattttaaccagtgtttaaaaaaaatgtatctcattc
Proteins encoded in this window:
- the LOC115409085 gene encoding class I histocompatibility antigen, F10 alpha chain-like; the encoded protein is MQLFLALCFLLGIPSGAPDIHSLKVFYTGASNVPNFPEFVTVTLVDEVQIDHYDSSTRRKVPTQDWANKITEEDPTYYERFTQTLMGIQQWFKANLEILKQRLNQTGGVHIFQLMSGCEWDDETDEVNGFRKFGFDGEDFLVYDLKTETWIAKVQQAVPTKHRLDNNKAVMAHWKHYHTTVCPDLLKKYVKFGRSSLMRKGKMFGVCLSASLLSCCSQHLLSSLHLAFLHPSFHGPSLPGCSG